A single genomic interval of Musa acuminata AAA Group cultivar baxijiao chromosome BXJ3-4, Cavendish_Baxijiao_AAA, whole genome shotgun sequence harbors:
- the LOC103982510 gene encoding zinc finger protein 1-like: MYNSMAVETTTALIPPASTETSDEDLLHMEGWAKRKRTKRHRFSDRPPTEEEYLAHCLVMLARGGPGPRLPSLASDSTLAPPPGKLEYKCSVCGKAFGSYQALGGHKTSHRKLTCAADEAAADTSGSSTAGACRLHQCSVCLKTFPSGQALGGHKRCHYDGTLGNRGLDLNVPSLPEFEFDGGVRRCLPATAAVAAAAEEEEVQSPLAFKKPRLLIPA, from the coding sequence ATGTATAATTCGATGGCTGTCGAGACGACAACTGCTTTGATTCCACCGGCGAGCACAGAGACGAGCGACGAGGACTTGCTGCACATGGAAGGGTGGGCGAAGCGGAAGCGGACAAAGCGCCACCGCTTCTCTGATCGGCCACCGACCGAAGAGGAGTACTTGGCCCACTGCCTCGTTATGCTCGCCCGCGGCGGACCCGGTCCTCGCCTGCCGTCGTTGGCCTCCGACTCGACGCTGGCGCCACCGCCGGGGAAGCTCGAGTACAAGTGCTCCGTCTGCGGGAAGGCGTTCGGCTCTTACCAGGCCCTCGGCGGCCACAAGACcagtcaccggaagctcacctgtGCCGCCGACGAGGCCGCCGCCGACACCTCAGGCTCCTCCACTGCCGGCGCCTGCAGGTTGCACCAGTGCTCGGTGTGCCTGAAGACGTTCCCTTCGGGGCAGGCGCTCGGGGGGCACAAGCGGTGCCACTACGACGGAACCCTCGGCAACAGGGGCCTGGATCTGAACGTGCCATCGCTGCCCGAGTTCGAGTTCGACGGTGGCGTCAGGCGATGCCTACCGGcaacggcggcggtggcggccgccgcggaggaggaggaggtgcagAGCCCACTGGCGTTCAAGAAACCGAGACTTCTGATCCCGGCATAA
- the LOC135634573 gene encoding probable polyamine transporter At3g19553, translating into MGEASGDDDSSYPFSVTTPQPPPPPPPKRLSVLPLIALIFYNVSGGPFGVEDSVSAGGGPLLSLLGFLVFPFLWSLPEALVTAELAASFPENGGYVLWISSAFGPFWGFQEGFWKWASGTMDNALYPVLFLDYLCQSLPFFARPAARTPALLVLTAGLTFLNYRGLNIVGLAAVALTAFSLSPFVVMALLALPRLRPRRWLAVDLKRANFRGYFNIMFWNLNYWDKASTLAGEVEDPSRSFPKALFGAVILVMASYLIPLLAGTGAMDASITEEWKDGYFAQVGMVIGGAWLRWWIQAAAAMSNMGLFEAEMSSDSFQLLGMSEMGMLPAIFAERSKYGTPTISILCSATGVILLSWMSFQEIVEFLNFLYSLGMLLEFAAFIKLRIKKPDLHRPYKIPVETFGAVIICVPPTILLVLVMCLASMRTFIVSGSVMLGGFLLYPAIEHMRNKNCIKFLNTTLPPEGCSNTPQVQNQDVVDEASVSFLPDHSCVKKELQDLEINSNGILDKE; encoded by the exons ATGGGCGAGGCCTCCGGCGACGATGATTCCTCCTACCCTTTCTCCGTCACGACgccgcagccgccgccgccgccgccgccgaagaGGCTGTCGGTGCTCCCCTTGATCGCCCTCATCTTCTACAATGTCTCCGGCGGCCCCTTTGGCGTCGAGGACTCCGTCTCGGCCGGCGGCGGACCCCTCCTATCCCTCCTTGGCTTCCTCGTCTTCCCCTTCCTGTGGAGCCTCCCTGAGGCCCTCGTCACTGCGGAGCTGGCCGCCAGCTTCCCGGAGAATGGTGGATACGTGCTCTGGATCTCCTCCGCCTTTGGCCCCTTCTGGGGATTCCAGGAGGGATTCTGGAAGTGGGCCAGCGGCACCATGGACAACGCCCTCTACCCCGTCCTTTTCCTCGACTACCTCTGCCAGTCCCTCCCATTCTTCGCCCGCCCGGCCGCCCGCACTCCGGCCCTCCTCGTCCTCACGGCAGGCCTGACCTTCCTCAACTACCGCGGCCTCAACATCGTCGGCCTCGCCGCCGTCGCCCTCACCgccttctccctctcccccttcGTCGTCATGGCCCTTCTCGCCCTCCCCCGCCTCCGCCCCCGCCGCTGGCTCGCCGTGGACCTCAAAAGAGCCAACTTTAGAGGTTACTTCAACATCATGTTCTGGAATCTCAACTACTGGGACAAGGCAAGCACCCTCGCCGGCGAGGTCGAGGACCCGAGCCGATCCTTCCCCAAGGCCCTCTTCGGGGCCGTCATCCTCGTGATGGCTTCGTACCTGATTCCATTGCTCGCCGGTACGGGGGCTATGGACGCGTCCATCACCGAGGAGTGGAAAGACGGGTACTTTGCGCAGGTTGGGATGGTGATCGGGGGAGCGTGGCTCCGATGGTGGATCCAGGCAGCCGCGGCCATGTCGAACATGGGTTTGTTCGAGGCCGAGATGAGCAGCGATTCATTCCAGTTGCTTGGTATGAGCGAGATGGGGATGCTGCCGGCAATATTTGCAGAGAG ATCGAAATATGGCACTCCAACCATTAGCATCCTATGCTCTGCAACTGGGGTCATACTATTATCATGGATGAGCTTTCAGGAGATTGTGGAGTTCCTTAATTTCTTGTACTCATTGGGAATGCTTCTTGAGTTTGCTGCATTCATAAAACTCAGAATAAAGAAGCCAGATCTCCACAGGCCATATAAGATTCCGGTAGAAACCTTTGGCGCAGTGATTATTTGTGTACCTCCCACTATTTTGCTTGTCCTTGTTATGTGTCTGGCTTCAATGAGGACTTTTATTGTGAGCGGGAGTGTTATGCTTGGTGGGTTTCTTTTATACCCTGCTATTGAGCACATGAGGAATAAAAATTGCATTAAGTTTCTCAACACAACTCTGCCACCTGAGGGTTGTTCCAACACTCCTCAAGTGCAAAATCAGGATGTTGTTGATGAGGCTTCCGTAAGCTTTTTGCCAGACCATTCCTGTGTCAAGAAGGAACTACAAGACCTTGAAATTAATTCGAATGGGATCTTGGATAAGGAGTGA
- the LOC135634575 gene encoding pathogenesis-related protein PRB1-3-like isoform X1, with translation MWKRVLRTCCRASNFKVTWGASFKTTTLTLSLSLSLCTGTMRERGMGSSNHASALVVCALALAMACTAVAQNTQQDVVGAHNSARAAVGVGPVSWDDDIASYAQKFANKRVADCQLVHSGGPYGENLFWATGGAYTLTDAVNDWIAEKQYYDYESNSCADGQVCRHYTQVVWQNTTAIGCGWTLCSDGNAIFILCDYSPAGNLVGQRPYEEKAQENNILRFRAFSTAAYLVVKISP, from the coding sequence ATGTGGAAACGCGTTCTTCGTACGTGCTGTAGGGCGAGCAACTTCAAGGTAACGTGGGGAGCATCTTTTAAGACGACAaccttgactctctctctctctctctctctctgcacaggaacaatgagagagagaggaatggggTCTTCCAACCATGCTTCAGCTTTGGTCGTCTGTGCTTTGGCCTTAGCCATGGCCTGCACCGCCGTAGCACAGAACACCCAGCAAGACGTTGTTGGCGCCCACAACTCCGCCCGGGCCGCTGTCGGCGTCGGTCCTGTGTCATGGGACGACGACATCGCCTCCTATGCTCAGAAGTTCGCCAACAAGCGCGTCGCCGATTGTCAGCTCGTGCATTCCGGCGGGCCTTACGGGGAGAACCTCTTCTGGGCCACCGGCGGAGCCTACACCCTGACCGACGCCGTCAACGACTGGATCGCGGAGAAGCAGTACTACGACTACGAAAGCAACTCCTGCGCCGACGGTCAGGTATGCCGACACTACACGCAGGTCGTGTGGCAGAACACTACGGCCATCGGCTGCGGTTGGACACTGTGCAGCGACGGCAACGCCATATTTATCCTCTGCGACTATAGCCCTGCGGGCAACCTTGTGGGTCAACGCCCTTATGAGGAGAAGGCACAAGAAAACAATATACTGAGGTTTAGGGCTTTTTCCACTGCAGCATATTTGGTTGTCAAAATTAGTCCCTAA
- the LOC135634575 gene encoding pathogenesis-related protein PRB1-3-like isoform X2: MRERGMGSSNHASALVVCALALAMACTAVAQNTQQDVVGAHNSARAAVGVGPVSWDDDIASYAQKFANKRVADCQLVHSGGPYGENLFWATGGAYTLTDAVNDWIAEKQYYDYESNSCADGQVCRHYTQVVWQNTTAIGCGWTLCSDGNAIFILCDYSPAGNLVGQRPYEEKAQENNILRFRAFSTAAYLVVKISP; encoded by the coding sequence atgagagagagaggaatggggTCTTCCAACCATGCTTCAGCTTTGGTCGTCTGTGCTTTGGCCTTAGCCATGGCCTGCACCGCCGTAGCACAGAACACCCAGCAAGACGTTGTTGGCGCCCACAACTCCGCCCGGGCCGCTGTCGGCGTCGGTCCTGTGTCATGGGACGACGACATCGCCTCCTATGCTCAGAAGTTCGCCAACAAGCGCGTCGCCGATTGTCAGCTCGTGCATTCCGGCGGGCCTTACGGGGAGAACCTCTTCTGGGCCACCGGCGGAGCCTACACCCTGACCGACGCCGTCAACGACTGGATCGCGGAGAAGCAGTACTACGACTACGAAAGCAACTCCTGCGCCGACGGTCAGGTATGCCGACACTACACGCAGGTCGTGTGGCAGAACACTACGGCCATCGGCTGCGGTTGGACACTGTGCAGCGACGGCAACGCCATATTTATCCTCTGCGACTATAGCCCTGCGGGCAACCTTGTGGGTCAACGCCCTTATGAGGAGAAGGCACAAGAAAACAATATACTGAGGTTTAGGGCTTTTTCCACTGCAGCATATTTGGTTGTCAAAATTAGTCCCTAA
- the LOC135636469 gene encoding homeobox protein rough sheath 1-like, producing MLREKKKTSKGKQRIEMKKIENEEARYISFSKRRNGIFGKASELSTLCGTDLAVLISSPTGKLHSFGSPSVALVVDRFLSTGVDHSSGSVHEQSRRGQTIQDLNHRLMELARRLEDAKAKKAALQERLEAAARGLDCERIDDLEGLGLDELDRLMESLGRLKARANARTEEILTGISPEPTTVDHVGPWRHGGISTVHSDSDGLGAQCPSNPVLAMTNQFDSAAPRSNPLMETIDFLDINGLFEEFSCGLCFSCFLSVFHRMEEISHLGGDFLSSTTTTTATATATSAPLRPNAAVYGRNCYPTSATLPYLQPGAGSSRQASQVRAVEGRVGQGEMCPSDAEDVRAKIVSHPQYSSLIGAYIDCQKVGAPPDVVERLSAIARELQSRCTRRQGSSSDPELDQFMEAYCDLLVKYREELTRPLHEATDFLKRVESQFNALTNTSSPRLFSFEPADERCEGVTSSEEDPDASGGGDIDLPLIDSHGEDKELKHHLLKKYGGYLGSLRQELSKKKKKGKLPKEARQKLLNWWELHCKWPYPSETEKVALAESTGLDPKQINNWFINQRKRHWKPSEDMQFVVMDSFHPQNAAALYMEGQFMVDGLYRTGP from the exons ATgttgagggagaagaagaagaccagCAAGGGCAAGCAGAGGATAGAGATGAAGAAGATAGAGAACGAGGAAGCCCGCTACATTAGCTTCTCCAAGAGAAGGAATGGGATCTTTGGCAAGGCCAGTGAGCTCTCCACCCTGTGTGGCACAGACTTGGCCGTGCTCATCTCGTCCCCCACGGGGAAGCTCCATTCCTTCGGGAGCCCAAGCGTGGCCCTGGTCGTGGACCGGTTTCTTTCGACCGGGGTGGACCACTCCTCCGGTTCGGTTCACGAACAATCGCGGCGGGGGCAAACGATCCAGGACCTGAATCATCGGCTCATGGAGCTGGCGCGCCGGCTCGAGGACGCAAAAGCCAAGAAGGCGGCGCTCCAGGAGCGGCTCGAGGCGGCGGCTCGGGGTCTGGATTGCGAGCGGATCGATGATTTGGAGGGGTTGGGTTTGGACGAGCTCGATCGGCTCATGGAGTCACTGGGCCGGCTCAAGGCCCGGGCCAATGCCCGGACCGAGGAGATCTTGACGGGCATCTCTCCCGAGCCGACAACCGTCGATCATGTCGGTCCCTGGCGGCATGGTGGAATCTCTACCGTCCACTCCGATTCGGACGGGTTGGGAGCTCAATGCCCGTCGAACCCGGTTCTTGCCATGACGAACCAATTTGACTCGGCAGCACCGCGATCGAACCCATTGATGGAGACTATCGATTTTTTAGATATTAATGGCTTGTTCGAAGAATTT AGCTGTGGCTTGTGTTTCTCTTGCTTCCTCTCTGTCTTTCACCGGATGGAGGAAATCTCTCACTTGGGCGGTGACTTTCTCTCgtcgaccaccaccaccaccgccaccgccaccgccacatcAGCTCCTCTGCGGCCGAATGCCGCCGTATATGGGCGGAATTGTTACCCAACCAGTGCCACGTTACCCTACCTTCAACCCGGAGCAGGTTCTTCTCGGCAAGCATCTCAAGTCAGAGCAGTGGAAGGGCGAGTAGGGCAAGGAGAGATGTGTCCAAGTGATGCAGAAGACGTCCGGGCCAAGATCGTGTCTCATCCTCAGTATTCCAGCCTTATTGGAGCCTATATCGACTGCCAAAAG GTGGGAGCGCCGCCGGATGTGGTGGAACGGCTGTCGGCCATAGCTCGGGAGCTCCAGTCGCGCTGCACCCGCCGTCAGGGTTCTTCCTCAGACCCCGAGCTCGACCAGTTCAtg GAAGCATACTGTGATCTGTTGGTGAAGTACCGAGAGGAGCTAACGAGGCCATTACACGAGGCCACAGACTTCCTAAAGAGAGTCGAATCACAGTTCAACGCTCTCACCAACACTTCATCGCCGCGGCTCTTCTCCTTCG aacctGCGGATGAGAGATGCGAAGGTGTCACATCCTCTGAAGAAGATCCAGACGCTAGCGGTGGTGGAGACATCGATCTTCCCTTGATCGATTCGCATGGTGAGGATAAAGAGCTGAagcaccaccttctaaagaagtaCGGTGGGTACTTGGGCAGTCTCAGGCAGGAGctatccaagaagaagaagaaaggaaaactGCCAAAGGAAGCCCGGCAAAAACTACTAAACTGGTGGGAGCTGCACTGCAAGTGGCCATATCCATCG GAAACAGAAAAGGTGGCCCTGGCTGAATCAACAGGCCTCGATCCGAAGCAAATCAATAATTGGTTCATAAACCAAAGGAAACGGCATTGGAAACCATCGGAGGACATGCAGTTCGTCGTGATGGATAGCTTCCATCCGCAGAATGCTGCCGCCTTATACATGGAAGGACAGTTCATGGTTGACGGCCTTTATCGCACCGGTCCATAA
- the LOC135637058 gene encoding uncharacterized protein LOC135637058 has translation MLRQASSRSQRNKGLKVRNVLQICLLVAVCFWLLYQMKHTYDKKKASSEQNTRVLNDVVDSQSDFMDSGRKGLPHNKAIPGDKIHIKEEENEEVEEEEDGETQQAMEDEEAKGIGDDVIDEQDSEQGDEQDDQERPDEEVEDGEDKNDQVEEGEFIEDQEHEEGSSQEAHEKIYKSDDASSAVLQENQVTETEDKIDRKIDTMEEEQLRNNENDTETKDTIGRMDDGPMGNNDVNLTVLAAIGNETIQNNSLTVNKDTAEKTVEELSPNSQTKLQVNSTIARVSDNQLKLETDSPIAVSSNETEGKANIVHVENGAHSSRLVEDHNTTIALGSPKEDNSNVKSVVEEQLQKSNTTIGHNSVEELSNVSLATNENRGADEGDLAGSSHRMVTEEERDARTDLSTLPDIQNDIKNVEGDAAE, from the coding sequence ATGCTGAGACAAGCATCTAGTAGAAGTCAGAGGAACAAAGGACTTAAGGTGAGAAATGTTCTTCAGATTTGTCTCTTGGTTGCTGTGTGCTTCTGGTTGCTTTATCAGATGAAGCACACTTATGATAAGAAAAAGGCGTCTAGTGAGCAAAACACAAGGGTTTTAAATGATGTGGTCGACAGCCAGTCAGATTTTATGGACAGTGGAAGGAAGGGCCTCCCCCACAACAAAGCAATTCCTGGGGATAAGATTCATATCAAggaggaagaaaatgaagaagtcgaggaagaagaagatggggAAACTCAACAAGCCATGGAGGATGAAGAAGCCAAAGGGATTGGAGATGATGTGATCGATGAGCAAGATAGTGAGCAAGGCGATGAGCAGGATGATCAGGAGAGGCCAGATGAGGAAGTTGAGGATGGAGAAGACAAGAATGATCAAGTTGAGGAAGGAGAGTTCATAGAAGACCAAGAACATGAAGAGGGTTCTTCTCAAGAGGCACATGAAAAAATTTACAAAAGTGACGATGCTTCCAGTGCTGTGCTCCAAGAAAACCAAGTGACTGAAACAGAAGATAAAATTGACAGAAAAATTGACACCATGGAAGAAGAGCAACTGCGAAACAATGAGAATGATACGGAGACAAAAGATACTATTGGCAGAATGGATGATGGTCCCATGGGTAATAATGATGTGAACCTGACTGTATTAGCTGCCATAGGGAATGAGACCATTCAGAACAATAGCCTAACCGTAAACAAGGATACTGCTGAAAAAACTGTGGAAGAGCTTTCTCCTAACAGTCAAACAAAGCTTCAGGTCAACTCTACAATAGCAAGGGTATCTGATAATCAATTGAAGCTGGAGACTGATTCACCAATAGCTGTTTCTAGCAATGAAACTGAAGGTAAAGCTAATATTGTGCATGTTGAGAATGGAGCTCATAGCTCGAGGCTGGTTGAGGATCACAACACTACAATTGCATTGGGAAGTCCAAAAGAAGATAACTCCAACGTGAAAAGTGTGGTTGAGGAACAACTTCAGAAGTCTAACACAACCATTGGACATAATAGTGTGGAAGAGCTGTCCAATGTTTCTCTAGCTACAAATGAAAATCGAGGTGCAGATGAGGGAGACTTGGCTGGTTCTTCACATAGGATGGTgacagaagaagaaagagatgcTCGAACAGATCTGTCAACCTTACCTGACATCCAAAATGATATAAAGAACGTAGAAGGCGATGCTGCAGAGTAG
- the LOC135635393 gene encoding probable BOI-related E3 ubiquitin-protein ligase 3: MEVEVHHAHLFRSQLLTNSEIIGSEADQPGTYGLQEGVVAPVADAAVAAAASRKRPRPPSFLGGDGLCYVQQQMWDFDRLVLQHAESVRAELAVRRHGFARRVVAALEEGVLERLKAKEEEIARVGERNWALEERIRRLRVENQVWRDLAQRSEAAANVLRANLEHALAAAQVRTEEEATAENAEFCRSGTNEEGEAAVGRGWGTACRSCREREPSVLLLPCRHLCLCAACGPVVDACPVCSCTKNGSVQVNMSRVQER; this comes from the exons atGGAGGTTGAAGTCCACCACGCTCACCTCTTCCGCTCCCAACTCCTAACAAATAG TGAAATCATCGGCAGTGAAGCGGACCAGCCAGGTACGTACGGGTTGCAGGAGGGAGTCGTCGCGCCGGTTGCCGATGCTGCCGTTGCGGCGGCAGCGTCGAGGAAGCGGCCGCGCCCACCATCGTTTCTTGGCGGTGACGGACTCTGTTACGTGCAGCAGCAGATGTGGGACTTCGATCGCCTCGTCTTGCAACAC GCGGAGAGTGTGCGAGCGGAGCTGGCGGTCCGTCGGCATGGGTTCGCGAGGCGGGTCGTGGCGGCGTTGGAGGAGGGCGTGTTGGAGAGGCTCAAGGCCAAGGAGGAGGAGATCGCGAGGGTCGGGGAGCGGAACTGGGCGCTGGAGGAGCGCATCAGGAGACTGCGGGTGGAGAACCAGGTGTGGCGGGACCTGGCGCAGAGAAGCGAGGCGGCGGCCAACGTGCTGAGGGCCAACCTCGAGCATGCTCTCGCGGCGGCGCAGGTGAGGACGGAGGAGGAGGCTACGGCCGAAAACGCCGAGTTCTGCCGCTCCGGAACCAACGAAGAGGGAGAGGCCGCCGTCGGGAGGGGGTGGGGGACAGCCTGCCGGAGCTGCCGCGAGCGCGAGCCGTCGGTGCTGCTGCTGCCATGCCGGCATCTGTGCCTCTGCGCGGCGTGCGGCCCCGTCGTGGACGCCTGCCCCGTCTGCAGCTGCACCAAGAATGGCAGTGTCCAAGTGAACATGTCTCGAGTCCAAGAAAGGTAA